The proteins below are encoded in one region of Planctopirus limnophila DSM 3776:
- the surE gene encoding 5'/3'-nucleotidase SurE, protein MHILLVNDDGIHAPGLNSLHAELVKFAQVTVVAPAVEQSGVGHSITYLHPLLAHREYRQDEFFGWKVEGSPADCVKLGIMELAQPRPDLVVSGINHGANVGINILYSGTVAAAIEGAFFGVTSFALSQWLGNSAPRFPQAARLGAQLIQQIMARNPPTGSLWNINFPTWSTKDQSSDEPWPRGVRLTSMGVSRQRETLEKRIDPRGRTYYWTGLEPIHGHELVEGSDVAALVDGYVTVTPLHFDLTSRAQLMQAEANWSPLVIPPQHDQE, encoded by the coding sequence ATGCACATTCTCTTAGTCAACGATGACGGCATCCACGCGCCCGGCCTCAATAGTTTGCATGCCGAACTGGTGAAGTTCGCCCAGGTGACCGTTGTGGCTCCGGCTGTCGAACAAAGTGGGGTCGGGCACTCGATCACTTATCTGCATCCACTTCTGGCCCATCGTGAGTATCGGCAGGACGAGTTTTTTGGCTGGAAAGTCGAGGGGAGCCCGGCTGACTGCGTGAAACTCGGCATCATGGAACTGGCGCAGCCTCGGCCAGATCTGGTGGTGAGTGGCATCAATCACGGGGCGAATGTGGGTATCAACATTCTGTATTCAGGGACGGTGGCCGCTGCGATTGAAGGGGCTTTTTTCGGAGTGACCTCTTTCGCACTGTCGCAATGGCTGGGGAATAGTGCGCCGAGATTCCCCCAAGCTGCGCGCCTGGGGGCTCAACTCATCCAGCAGATTATGGCCCGAAATCCACCCACAGGATCGCTCTGGAATATCAACTTTCCCACGTGGTCTACAAAAGACCAATCCTCAGATGAGCCTTGGCCCAGGGGAGTCCGGTTGACTTCGATGGGAGTCAGCAGGCAACGGGAGACTTTGGAAAAACGGATCGACCCCAGAGGACGCACTTATTACTGGACAGGTCTGGAACCTATTCATGGTCATGAGCTGGTTGAAGGGAGTGATGTGGCGGCCCTGGTCGATGGCTATGTGACTGTCACTCCATTGCACTTTGATCTGACCAGTCGAGCTCAGCTCATGCAAGCCGAGGCGAACTGGTCACCGCTCGTCATCCCGCCGCAGCATGATCAGGAATGA
- a CDS encoding L-fuconate dehydratase gives MPKISGIQAIDLRFPTSRLLDGSDAMNPDPDYSAAYVILKTDDASLPVGHGMTFTIGRGNELCVAAIESLGKLLIGRDLREFTEAPGQFWRELTGDSQLRWLGPEKGVIHLATAALVNALWDLWAKIEKKPLWKLVTDFTPAQLVNCIDFRYLTDALTPAEAIERLERKVAGKSARVEQLLATGYPAYTTSAGWLGYSDEKLRQLCRSNLAQGWEVFKVKVGRNLEDDLRRLTIIREEIGPERRLMIDANQVWDVSTAIDWVRELAKFHPWFIEEPTSPDDILGHAAIAKAVHPIAVATGEHCANRVMFKQFLQAGAIGICQIDSCRLGGVNEVLAVMLLAEKFGIPVCPHAGGVGLCEYVQHLSMIDFIAISGSWENRFCEHAGHLHEHFMHPISMKNGRYQAPLAPGYSIEMLPETIAAYRFPEGAIWA, from the coding sequence ATGCCCAAAATCTCCGGGATTCAGGCCATTGATCTCCGTTTTCCCACCTCGCGTCTGCTGGATGGTTCCGATGCCATGAATCCGGATCCTGATTATTCAGCCGCGTATGTGATTCTCAAAACTGATGATGCTTCGCTCCCTGTGGGGCATGGCATGACATTTACCATCGGTCGAGGAAATGAACTGTGTGTGGCGGCCATTGAATCGCTGGGCAAACTCCTCATTGGTCGAGATCTGCGCGAGTTCACCGAAGCTCCCGGCCAATTCTGGCGCGAACTGACGGGTGACAGCCAGTTACGCTGGCTGGGCCCTGAGAAAGGTGTGATCCATCTCGCCACGGCGGCTCTGGTCAATGCGCTCTGGGATCTCTGGGCGAAAATCGAAAAGAAGCCCCTCTGGAAACTTGTCACGGACTTCACTCCGGCGCAATTGGTCAACTGTATCGACTTCCGATACCTGACCGATGCGCTGACACCCGCTGAAGCGATCGAACGTCTCGAACGAAAAGTGGCTGGCAAATCGGCGCGCGTCGAGCAGTTGCTGGCCACAGGCTATCCCGCCTACACCACCAGTGCCGGTTGGCTGGGATACTCCGATGAGAAACTGAGACAGTTGTGTCGCTCCAATCTGGCGCAAGGCTGGGAAGTCTTCAAAGTCAAAGTGGGGCGAAACCTCGAAGACGATCTCCGTCGCTTAACGATCATTCGCGAAGAGATTGGCCCTGAGCGCCGCCTCATGATCGATGCGAATCAGGTCTGGGATGTCTCGACGGCAATCGACTGGGTACGTGAACTCGCGAAATTCCACCCTTGGTTCATCGAAGAACCCACCAGCCCGGATGATATTCTTGGTCACGCGGCCATTGCCAAAGCGGTGCATCCGATTGCCGTCGCCACTGGCGAGCATTGCGCCAACCGAGTGATGTTCAAACAGTTTCTGCAGGCGGGGGCGATTGGCATCTGTCAGATTGATAGCTGCCGCCTGGGAGGTGTGAACGAAGTTCTGGCGGTCATGCTGCTGGCAGAAAAATTTGGGATCCCCGTTTGCCCCCACGCCGGTGGTGTCGGGTTATGCGAATACGTACAGCATCTCTCGATGATTGACTTCATTGCGATCAGCGGCAGCTGGGAGAATCGCTTCTGCGAACATGCCGGTCATCTGCATGAACATTTCATGCATCCGATATCGATGAAGAATGGGCGCTACCAGGCTCCTTTGGCACCGGGTTACAGCATCGAAATGCTTCCCGAGACCATTGCGGCCTATCGATTTCCAGAAGGTGCCATCTGGGCGTGA
- a CDS encoding cation diffusion facilitator family transporter encodes MEQLPEVHPEASKPTSNTFRQLRYRDALFGAWLGLWINLALGIIKLIAGIIGQSFALLADAFNSLSDCVTSSAVIFALNYSQRPANSNHPYGFSKAEALAGSHVALAILISCFLLGWEAIERLTVQHGLPPWWTLAVAAANAVIKESLYWYKLKIAKSTGSTALLAHAWDHRNDALCSVAVLIGLSVVRIGGEAWRSADEVASLVVVCVVGFSAASIFRQSLREMLDLQIDETEVDAMRATVQKVPGVQGIEKFRVRKSGIEQIAELHLRLPAEITVFAGHALAHQVKAELMQQHPMLRDVIIHVEPASEPASHSSPEESAR; translated from the coding sequence TTGGAACAATTACCCGAAGTGCATCCTGAGGCATCAAAACCAACGTCGAATACCTTTCGGCAGTTGAGATATCGAGATGCGCTCTTTGGAGCCTGGCTGGGCCTGTGGATCAATCTGGCTTTAGGAATCATCAAGTTGATCGCCGGGATTATCGGTCAATCCTTTGCGCTGCTGGCCGATGCCTTCAATTCATTGAGTGACTGTGTCACTTCGTCGGCGGTGATCTTCGCACTCAACTATTCGCAAAGGCCTGCCAACTCAAACCATCCCTATGGTTTCTCGAAAGCCGAGGCTCTCGCGGGCTCGCATGTCGCTCTGGCAATTCTCATTTCGTGCTTTCTTCTCGGATGGGAAGCGATCGAAAGGCTCACAGTCCAGCACGGTTTGCCACCGTGGTGGACATTGGCGGTGGCGGCAGCGAATGCGGTCATTAAAGAGTCGCTTTACTGGTACAAATTGAAGATTGCCAAAAGCACTGGCAGCACCGCATTGCTCGCCCATGCCTGGGATCACCGCAACGATGCTCTCTGTTCTGTGGCCGTACTCATTGGCCTGAGTGTCGTGCGCATCGGCGGCGAGGCCTGGCGATCAGCAGATGAGGTCGCTTCGCTCGTGGTGGTATGTGTGGTCGGTTTTTCCGCAGCCAGCATCTTTCGGCAAAGTCTTCGCGAGATGCTGGATCTGCAAATCGATGAAACTGAAGTGGATGCCATGCGCGCCACTGTCCAGAAAGTTCCCGGAGTGCAGGGCATTGAAAAGTTTCGCGTTCGGAAATCAGGGATTGAACAGATTGCCGAACTGCACTTGCGGCTCCCTGCGGAAATCACCGTTTTCGCAGGACATGCTCTCGCTCATCAGGTGAAAGCCGAACTGATGCAGCAGCATCCCATGCTGAGAGATGTGATCATTCACGTCGAACCGGCAAGCGAACCAGCCAGCCACAGTTCGCCGGAAGAATCAGCAAGATGA
- the xerD gene encoding site-specific tyrosine recombinase XerD produces MPPRFKPVQNSVASALPTALPSTHVEGFVAYLQGECGLARNTVISYERDIKRFSDWFHESGVVRVTDITLQDLSGYLRYLHELKLATSTIARHLVSLKMFFRYLMLEGILKESVADLLNSPKLWEHLPKVLSEDAVNRLLDAPMHQDLNPYRDRALLAVLYATGCRASEVCSLKMRDLQLDEGFCRCVGKGNKERLVSLNPVAVSALKTYLARERPARAGTNLDSPVFTSRSGRSIDRIQVWKLVKRYASRIGLSDAVTPHTLRHSFATHMLANGAEIRALQELLGHASIRTTQIYTHVEHSRLKAIHKQCHPRG; encoded by the coding sequence ATGCCACCACGCTTCAAGCCAGTGCAGAATTCGGTCGCCAGTGCTCTACCAACGGCCTTGCCATCGACTCATGTCGAAGGGTTTGTGGCCTATCTTCAGGGGGAGTGCGGGCTCGCGCGGAACACGGTCATTTCCTACGAGCGCGATATCAAAAGATTCAGCGACTGGTTCCATGAATCCGGTGTGGTGCGTGTGACAGACATCACGCTACAGGATCTCTCGGGTTACTTGAGATATCTGCACGAGTTGAAACTGGCGACCAGCACAATTGCCAGGCATCTGGTTTCGCTGAAGATGTTCTTTCGGTATCTCATGCTGGAAGGGATTCTCAAAGAGAGTGTCGCCGATCTGCTGAACTCTCCCAAGCTTTGGGAGCATTTGCCAAAGGTGCTTTCAGAAGATGCGGTTAATCGTCTTCTCGATGCCCCGATGCATCAGGATTTGAATCCTTATCGCGACCGTGCTTTGCTGGCGGTGTTGTATGCGACGGGTTGCCGGGCCAGTGAAGTCTGCAGTCTGAAAATGCGCGATCTGCAACTTGACGAAGGCTTTTGCCGCTGTGTGGGCAAAGGGAATAAGGAGCGTCTAGTCTCTTTGAATCCAGTCGCAGTCTCAGCACTGAAGACCTATCTGGCCAGAGAGCGCCCCGCTCGCGCGGGAACGAACCTCGACAGTCCGGTGTTTACCTCGAGATCTGGTCGATCCATCGACCGCATTCAGGTCTGGAAACTCGTCAAGAGGTATGCCTCACGGATTGGATTAAGCGATGCGGTCACGCCGCATACTTTGAGGCACAGTTTTGCCACCCATATGCTGGCCAATGGAGCCGAAATTCGTGCACTGCAGGAACTGCTGGGGCATGCCAGTATTCGCACAACTCAGATCTACACCCATGTCGAACATTCCCGGCTCAAGGCCATCCACAAACAATGCCACCCCCGCGGGTAA